The Halanaerobium praevalens DSM 2228 genome contains a region encoding:
- the ruvC gene encoding crossover junction endodeoxyribonuclease RuvC, producing MRILGIDPGLATIGYALVDKETNHFDVLEYGVIKTSADTENIKRLEIIHRNIEELVKEFKPKEMAVEELFFNKNVKTAIAVGQARGVILLAGSQAGLKVAEYTPLQIKQAVVGYGRADKMQVQQMVKSLLNLSELPRPDDAADALAVSICHGHVYSSHSGWEERL from the coding sequence TTGAGAATTTTGGGTATTGATCCTGGCTTAGCTACAATTGGTTATGCTTTAGTAGATAAAGAAACTAATCATTTTGATGTTTTAGAGTATGGGGTTATCAAAACCTCTGCTGATACTGAGAATATAAAAAGATTAGAAATAATTCATAGAAATATAGAAGAATTAGTTAAAGAATTTAAGCCAAAAGAAATGGCGGTAGAAGAACTTTTTTTCAATAAAAATGTTAAGACAGCCATTGCAGTTGGTCAAGCTAGAGGTGTTATTTTATTAGCTGGTTCACAAGCTGGTTTAAAAGTTGCAGAATATACACCATTACAGATTAAACAAGCTGTAGTTGGTTATGGTCGGGCTGATAAAATGCAGGTTCAGCAGATGGTTAAATCTCTGTTAAATTTATCTGAATTACCAAGACCTGATGATGCAGCTGATGCCCTTGCAGTTTCAATTTGCCATGGTCATGTTTATAGTTCTCATTCTGGTTGGGAGGAAAGATTATGA
- a CDS encoding helix-turn-helix domain-containing protein: protein MQKKIIGKKIKEYRKLNDLTQETLGEKADLHYTYIGQVERGEKEPSLKSLINIADALEIGIDKLLINYDLSSEVNIQISNITDLLLNRNEKELEMIYKILKSLTQFLEVQNIEKDL from the coding sequence ATGCAAAAAAAGATTATTGGTAAAAAAATTAAAGAATACAGAAAGCTTAATGATTTAACTCAAGAGACACTGGGAGAAAAGGCTGATTTACATTATACATATATTGGTCAGGTAGAAAGGGGAGAAAAGGAGCCTTCTTTAAAATCTTTAATTAATATTGCAGATGCTCTAGAAATTGGAATAGACAAATTATTAATAAACTATGATTTGAGTTCTGAAGTAAATATTCAAATTTCAAATATAACTGACTTGTTGTTAAATAGAAATGAAAAAGAATTAGAAATGATATATAAAATTTTAAAAAGTCTAACACAATTTTTAGAAGTACAGAATATTGAAAAAGACTTATAA
- the ruvB gene encoding Holliday junction branch migration DNA helicase RuvB yields the protein MENERRVVSPKQKKDDNSLDKGLRPLNLNEYVGQSKSKEKLKIFIQAAKDREEALDHVMLYGPPGLGKTTLANIIANELNVNIHQTSGPAIERPGDLASILTNLQPSDVLFIDEIHRLNKIVEEVLYPAMEDYCLDIIIGKGPSARSVRLDLAPFTLVGATTKAGRLSSPLRDRFGVINRLEFYNQKELQKIVTRSAAILKIEIVPHGALEIARRSRGTPRIANRLLKRVRDFAEVKADGIINREVVDSALKLLEIDELGLDRIDHKLLETIILKFRGGPVGLNTLAAAISEETETIEDVYEPYLLQLGFLERTPRGRVATAKAYQHLNIKQDIE from the coding sequence ATGGAAAATGAAAGAAGAGTTGTTTCACCCAAGCAAAAAAAGGATGATAATTCTTTAGATAAAGGTTTAAGACCTTTAAATTTAAATGAATATGTTGGTCAGAGTAAATCTAAAGAAAAATTAAAAATATTTATTCAGGCTGCTAAAGATAGAGAAGAAGCTTTAGATCATGTTATGTTATATGGTCCTCCTGGTTTAGGTAAAACAACTCTTGCTAATATAATTGCAAATGAGCTTAATGTTAATATTCATCAAACTTCTGGGCCAGCAATTGAGCGTCCAGGGGATTTAGCTTCTATTTTAACTAATTTACAGCCAAGTGATGTGCTTTTTATAGATGAAATTCACCGCTTAAATAAAATTGTAGAAGAAGTATTATATCCAGCAATGGAAGACTATTGTCTTGATATAATAATTGGTAAGGGTCCAAGTGCTCGCTCAGTTAGGTTAGATTTAGCGCCATTTACTCTTGTAGGAGCAACCACTAAAGCTGGAAGATTGAGTTCTCCTCTGAGAGACAGATTTGGAGTTATTAATAGATTAGAATTTTATAATCAAAAAGAATTACAAAAAATTGTTACTCGTTCTGCTGCTATCTTGAAAATAGAAATTGTTCCACATGGAGCTCTAGAGATTGCAAGGCGTTCTCGTGGTACACCAAGAATTGCTAATCGACTTTTAAAAAGAGTTAGAGATTTTGCAGAAGTTAAAGCAGATGGTATAATTAATAGAGAAGTTGTTGACTCTGCTTTAAAATTATTAGAAATAGATGAATTAGGTTTAGATCGGATTGATCATAAATTATTAGAAACAATAATTTTAAAGTTTAGAGGTGGCCCAGTTGGTTTGAATACCTTGGCTGCTGCAATTAGCGAAGAAACTGAAACAATAGAAGATGTTTATGAGCCTTATCTTTTACAGCTTGGATTTTTAGAAAGAACACCTAGAGGCCGGGTTGCTACTGCTAAAGCTTATCAACATTTAAATATTAAACAAGATATTGAATAA
- a CDS encoding YebC/PmpR family DNA-binding transcriptional regulator, with protein sequence MAGHSKWANIKHKKKKEDKRRGKLFSKLSRKIAVAAREGGGDPEMNADLRMAIQKAKDNNMPNDNIERAIKRGTGNLEGMTYESFVYEGYGPAGVALYLDIMTDNRNRTASEVRHILDKNGGNLGSNGCVSWMFQRKGELIIDLNEFEVGEEELLLEALEAGAEDLDYGEDEAVVYTDPSNYESARENLEESGYEFKSADLAMIPDNTVSLDKSDAKKMLRLMEQLEDHDDIQDIYSNFEISEELITEIEAEEN encoded by the coding sequence ATGGCCGGACATTCAAAGTGGGCTAATATAAAGCATAAAAAGAAAAAAGAGGATAAAAGAAGAGGTAAATTATTTTCTAAACTGAGTCGTAAAATAGCTGTTGCTGCCAGAGAAGGTGGCGGTGATCCAGAGATGAATGCTGATCTTAGGATGGCTATTCAGAAGGCTAAAGATAATAATATGCCTAATGATAATATTGAAAGAGCAATCAAAAGAGGTACAGGTAACTTAGAAGGTATGACTTATGAATCTTTTGTTTACGAAGGTTATGGTCCAGCTGGAGTTGCTCTTTACCTTGATATTATGACTGATAATAGAAATAGAACAGCTTCTGAAGTCAGACATATTCTAGATAAAAACGGTGGTAATCTTGGTTCTAACGGTTGTGTTTCTTGGATGTTTCAGCGTAAAGGTGAACTAATAATTGATTTAAATGAATTTGAAGTTGGAGAAGAAGAATTATTATTAGAAGCTTTAGAAGCAGGTGCTGAAGACTTAGATTATGGAGAAGATGAAGCGGTTGTTTATACTGATCCAAGTAATTACGAATCAGCTAGAGAAAATTTAGAAGAATCTGGATATGAGTTTAAATCTGCTGATTTAGCTATGATTCCTGATAATACAGTTAGTTTAGACAAGAGTGATGCTAAAAAAATGTTAAGACTAATGGAACAATTAGAAGATCATGATGATATTCAAGATATTTATTCTAATTTTGAAATTTCTGAAGAGTTAATAACAGAAATTGAAGCAGAAGAAAATTAG
- the ruvA gene encoding Holliday junction branch migration protein RuvA, with the protein MIGYLEGEVIEAEFNKVILGINGIGYELELAGFTKQPRLGQKLEVFTYTYVREDVLKLFAFPEKSYKQLFEILITVNGIGPSAGLNILNTMPAARFISAILQKNEVTLKEISGIGPKTAQRLILELQSKLEDFAYLQNNNDSEPVVTEEDRQDIVDALTVLGYKISEINKALREIEFESETNVSEKIKLTLSQLGKER; encoded by the coding sequence ATGATAGGTTATTTAGAAGGTGAAGTAATTGAGGCTGAGTTTAATAAAGTTATTTTGGGAATTAATGGTATAGGGTATGAGCTTGAATTAGCTGGCTTTACTAAACAACCTCGTTTAGGTCAAAAATTAGAAGTTTTTACATATACTTATGTCCGCGAGGATGTTTTGAAATTATTTGCTTTTCCTGAAAAAAGTTATAAACAGTTATTTGAAATTTTGATTACTGTTAATGGTATAGGTCCAAGTGCTGGGCTAAATATTTTAAATACAATGCCTGCTGCTAGATTTATTTCAGCTATTTTACAAAAAAATGAAGTAACTTTAAAAGAAATATCAGGTATTGGTCCTAAAACTGCTCAAAGATTAATACTTGAGCTGCAAAGTAAATTAGAAGACTTTGCCTATTTACAAAATAATAATGATTCAGAGCCAGTAGTAACTGAAGAAGATAGACAAGATATTGTAGATGCCTTAACTGTATTAGGTTATAAAATATCAGAAATAAATAAGGCGTTGAGGGAAATTGAATTTGAAAGTGAAACTAATGTATCAGAAAAAATAAAATTAACTCTTAGCCAGCTGGGTAAGGAGAGGTAA